One window from the genome of candidate division WOR-3 bacterium encodes:
- a CDS encoding V-type ATP synthase subunit K produces MVDPIGLAIALLGAAIAAVPAGIGSAIGIGLVAQVANGVLAEDPKKFGNLFILVALPGTQGFYGFLGAFLAIMKLGLLGQVMPITFWQGVQVFASCLPVGLAGLVSAVWQGRVCASGAELVAKRAGEGTKAVIYGAMVETYAVLGLLVTIFAQLGIKLG; encoded by the coding sequence ATGGTTGACCCAATTGGTCTTGCTATTGCTCTGCTTGGGGCAGCGATTGCCGCCGTGCCGGCCGGAATCGGTTCGGCAATCGGTATCGGCCTGGTTGCCCAAGTCGCCAATGGCGTCCTGGCCGAGGACCCTAAGAAGTTCGGAAATCTGTTTATTCTGGTGGCTCTGCCCGGCACGCAGGGATTCTACGGCTTCTTGGGCGCGTTCCTGGCTATTATGAAGCTCGGACTGCTCGGGCAGGTGATGCCGATAACGTTCTGGCAGGGTGTGCAGGTGTTTGCGTCCTGTCTGCCGGTTGGGCTGGCCGGCCTAGTTTCAGCGGTGTGGCAGGGCCGGGTGTGTGCCTCGGGTGCAGAACTCGTGGCCAAGCGAGCCGGTGAGGGAACTAAGGCGGTCATCTACGGTGCGATGGTCGAGACCTACGCGGTACTCGGCCTGCTTGTGACGATATTCGCACAACTCGGGATCAAGCTGGGCTAA
- a CDS encoding V-type ATP synthase subunit E family protein codes for MGLSELIGKIRAEGQVRVAQIEKEKNEEIGRIERRVRDDVAKLEEEYRARVERETRLIIERAMSRARLEQRKALLSARWGQIDRVLSLAAERIVKEEDYPELVRGVVERFARKDSVVRFSKADATRFTASPGMDGEPAEISGGVIIEQGRVVLDFSVDRALVTVRFRLASELGRILFPADVV; via the coding sequence ATGGGTCTGAGTGAGCTGATTGGGAAGATCAGGGCTGAAGGTCAGGTTCGGGTCGCCCAGATTGAGAAGGAAAAGAACGAGGAGATTGGCCGGATTGAGCGGCGTGTGCGGGATGACGTGGCGAAGCTGGAAGAGGAGTACCGAGCAAGGGTTGAGCGCGAGACTAGACTGATTATTGAGCGGGCGATGAGCCGCGCAAGATTAGAGCAGCGCAAAGCGCTGCTCAGCGCCAGGTGGGGACAGATCGACCGCGTCCTCAGTCTGGCGGCGGAGCGCATCGTGAAGGAAGAGGACTACCCGGAGCTTGTACGCGGAGTTGTTGAGCGATTCGCTCGCAAGGACAGCGTAGTTAGATTCTCGAAGGCCGACGCAACGCGATTTACGGCGAGCCCGGGTATGGACGGAGAACCGGCTGAGATCAGCGGCGGTGTCATAATTGAGCAGGGTAGGGTTGTGCTTGACTTCTCGGTTGACCGGGCGCTCGTGACGGTCCGGTTCAGGCTGGCTAGCGAGTTGGGAAGGATTCTGTTTCCGGCAGATGTAGTCTGA
- a CDS encoding V-type ATP synthase subunit I, translated as MAIDKVVKVLIAVHRENSDFLLRELQRQGVLHIVTTEEKEGGSVAELDRRFSQVVEAIEQLGSRRKEKTGLFGSKPSMPRSEFETLASQYDSTVHVATLAQLNRRRAELDARSKTIGVERARLLPWQSFKHRPADFYALETVSVVLGRFADQVEFCRVRELLSGLPAGIELIDDEAGAPSVVIVVTKEHAVEVNAILAGARFEPVDLRGLDETPAQVLRRLESEAEAIRSEQQSIEERVDALCCEVLNLKVAADALASERVRQTTLARLEQTRTVTLISGWVRQREYAKLSELVERTGFAVLITVEPAKGEEPPVALVNRRLFRPFELVVEMFSMPSPREIDPTMLLAPFFALFFGFCLTDAGYGVVVAILAWLLLRRFGNDNKLLGMILVGGIVTVFAGAIVGGWFGDLPDRLGLAPLLHFKNRLMLFDPIKNPMPFFIISVGLGYFHMMYGILIEIADCLRVRQFGDALLGQLPWFVGLNSLVALVAFGRQVPTWGSNVLLIAALASVAAVVVFTRRSHETMTAQTFWFGLIAAVLVYLGAKLGWLPRAFGHMRWVVLAVLLAMYFHSVASIVRAGRFGVLPVVLGVFGLAGVGLSLAGVTSPVLGGLASIPFLFVAPANRALVKKFLWGGYALYSATSYIGVVLSYIRIMALGMVTGGIAMAINTIAWMVLSVPVLGIVLALVVLAGGHAYNIAVNVLGAFVHTLRLNYVEFFPRFYTGGGEPFTPFREEYHFVSVH; from the coding sequence GTGGCGATTGACAAAGTAGTCAAAGTTCTGATCGCAGTACACCGCGAGAACAGCGATTTCCTGTTGCGTGAGCTGCAGCGGCAGGGCGTCCTGCATATTGTCACGACCGAAGAAAAGGAAGGTGGCAGTGTCGCTGAGCTGGACCGGCGCTTTAGTCAGGTTGTTGAGGCGATTGAGCAGCTCGGGTCCAGGCGCAAGGAGAAAACCGGGCTGTTCGGATCGAAGCCGTCCATGCCGAGGTCTGAATTTGAAACGCTGGCCTCTCAGTACGACTCGACGGTGCACGTAGCTACTCTAGCCCAGCTCAATCGGAGGCGCGCTGAGCTCGACGCCCGGAGTAAGACGATTGGCGTGGAGCGAGCCCGACTTTTGCCATGGCAGAGTTTCAAACACCGACCTGCTGATTTCTACGCCCTAGAGACAGTCTCGGTCGTCCTTGGTCGTTTCGCAGACCAAGTCGAGTTCTGTCGAGTGAGGGAGCTTCTGTCCGGTCTGCCGGCTGGCATTGAGCTGATCGATGACGAGGCCGGTGCTCCGAGTGTGGTAATTGTTGTTACCAAGGAACATGCAGTAGAAGTGAATGCGATTCTGGCTGGGGCGCGGTTTGAGCCGGTCGATCTGCGCGGGCTGGATGAGACTCCGGCCCAGGTGCTGAGACGACTGGAAAGTGAGGCTGAAGCCATCCGTTCTGAGCAGCAGTCCATTGAGGAGCGTGTTGATGCGCTGTGTTGCGAAGTCCTTAACTTGAAGGTGGCAGCAGACGCACTAGCGAGTGAGCGCGTACGGCAGACGACACTTGCGAGGCTGGAGCAGACTCGGACAGTGACACTTATCTCAGGTTGGGTAAGACAGCGAGAATATGCCAAGCTCAGTGAGCTGGTTGAACGTACTGGCTTTGCTGTGCTGATAACAGTTGAACCGGCAAAGGGCGAGGAGCCGCCGGTGGCGCTGGTGAATCGCCGGCTGTTCCGGCCTTTTGAGTTGGTCGTCGAAATGTTCAGCATGCCTTCGCCAAGAGAAATTGATCCGACAATGCTGCTGGCACCGTTCTTCGCACTTTTCTTCGGATTCTGTCTGACCGATGCGGGTTACGGCGTTGTGGTGGCGATTCTGGCCTGGTTGCTACTGCGCCGGTTCGGCAACGATAATAAGCTCCTTGGTATGATTCTTGTCGGTGGAATCGTCACGGTCTTCGCGGGCGCGATTGTGGGCGGCTGGTTCGGGGACCTACCCGACCGGCTTGGGCTAGCACCGCTGCTTCATTTCAAGAACCGGCTGATGTTGTTTGACCCGATAAAGAACCCAATGCCGTTTTTTATCATTTCAGTCGGTCTAGGATACTTTCACATGATGTACGGTATTCTAATCGAGATAGCAGATTGTCTGCGTGTACGTCAGTTCGGTGATGCCCTGCTTGGTCAGTTGCCGTGGTTTGTGGGTCTGAACAGCCTCGTAGCGCTGGTTGCGTTTGGACGGCAGGTGCCGACGTGGGGCTCAAATGTGCTTTTGATCGCGGCGCTGGCCTCGGTCGCCGCAGTTGTCGTCTTCACTAGACGGTCCCATGAGACCATGACGGCCCAGACCTTCTGGTTCGGCCTGATCGCGGCGGTGCTCGTGTATCTTGGAGCAAAGCTTGGCTGGCTACCACGGGCTTTCGGTCACATGCGCTGGGTAGTGCTTGCCGTGTTGTTGGCAATGTACTTCCACTCCGTGGCCAGTATCGTCCGGGCCGGGCGGTTTGGGGTTCTGCCTGTGGTGCTTGGCGTTTTCGGCCTGGCCGGAGTCGGGTTGAGTCTTGCAGGGGTGACTTCTCCTGTGCTCGGTGGGTTGGCGAGCATCCCGTTCCTGTTTGTTGCACCGGCCAATCGAGCTCTGGTCAAGAAGTTTCTCTGGGGCGGCTATGCGCTTTACAGCGCAACGTCCTATATAGGTGTGGTACTTTCCTATATCAGAATCATGGCACTGGGAATGGTAACCGGCGGGATAGCAATGGCGATAAATACGATTGCGTGGATGGTGCTGTCAGTACCGGTTCTGGGCATTGTGCTGGCGCTCGTGGTTCTGGCGGGTGGACATGCCTATAATATCGCAGTCAACGTGCTCGGTGCCTTCGTGCACACGCTCAGGCTGAATTACGTCGAGTTCTTCCCGAGATTCTACACTGGTGGCGGCGAGCCCTTCACGCCGTTCCGCGAGGAGTATCACTTTGTTTCAGTCCACTAG